Proteins found in one Thermococcus sp. genomic segment:
- a CDS encoding PH domain-containing protein — MANEENPELPKSVLRHLEPGEEVLFSIKKKISVEKPKWLLITDRRIIYLDEKLLGRYDLKAIPYQKLEQVTVKLGLVSSEFIIEGEEDVTLRLGWMNKEEARRAINAIKDALNAIAVEPVSIGVNKGLTSETWTLRKPKEFITRTVPVQRAEAPPKEDPVEKLKKLKELYDLGIISQEEYEEKRRKLLEEI, encoded by the coding sequence ATGGCGAATGAAGAAAATCCGGAACTGCCGAAGTCGGTTTTGAGGCATCTGGAACCCGGTGAGGAGGTTCTTTTTTCAATAAAGAAGAAGATAAGCGTCGAAAAGCCCAAATGGCTCCTCATCACGGACAGGAGGATAATCTACTTGGATGAGAAGTTGCTCGGGAGGTATGACCTTAAGGCAATTCCCTACCAAAAGCTGGAGCAGGTCACCGTGAAGCTGGGGCTTGTGAGCTCGGAGTTCATAATAGAGGGCGAGGAGGACGTAACCCTCAGGCTCGGCTGGATGAATAAGGAAGAAGCTAGAAGGGCGATAAACGCCATTAAAGATGCCCTAAATGCCATAGCCGTCGAGCCGGTGAGCATCGGTGTGAACAAGGGCCTAACCAGCGAGACTTGGACGCTGAGAAAACCTAAGGAGTTCATAACGCGCACTGTTCCAGTTCAGCGGGCCGAAGCGCCACCAAAGGAGGACCCGGTTGAGAAGCTCAAAAAGCTGAAGGAGCTTTACGACCTTGGGATAATAAGCCAAGAGGAATACGAGGAAAAGCGGAGGAAACTTCTGGAAGAAATCTAA
- a CDS encoding DUF257 family protein, which yields MGRDGLSNIMSLLLPGETVLVEYTQDSPSELLFWLLVKWAEKNGKPVLIDDVLDTFPEVLARLRVLDFDISGFGNLPVVKIGGSRNVGRVIGTIDVDRHSIDFRYYERIYSKVIEGVAINPVLGFHKLFMVLTDRELFRLIRNVAGFVGKRDRIAIYLVNSDVLSSKSGGFDALLREIATTVLAFYPTERGYVLGVVKTPRKELLGKEAVIL from the coding sequence ATGGGCAGGGACGGGCTTAGTAACATTATGTCCCTATTATTACCCGGCGAAACTGTTCTTGTTGAGTATACGCAGGACTCCCCGTCCGAGCTACTCTTCTGGTTGCTGGTGAAATGGGCAGAGAAAAACGGTAAACCCGTCCTGATTGACGATGTTCTCGACACATTTCCGGAGGTTTTGGCGAGACTTAGGGTTCTTGATTTTGATATCTCAGGCTTTGGCAATCTTCCGGTTGTTAAAATTGGAGGTTCAAGAAACGTTGGCCGGGTTATAGGAACCATAGACGTGGACAGGCATTCAATTGACTTTAGATACTACGAAAGAATATACTCCAAGGTCATAGAGGGAGTCGCCATAAACCCGGTTCTTGGCTTCCACAAGCTGTTTATGGTTCTCACAGACAGGGAACTGTTCAGGCTTATTCGGAACGTTGCCGGCTTTGTTGGTAAGAGGGACAGAATAGCAATATACCTCGTTAACTCAGACGTTTTGTCTTCTAAATCCGGAGGATTTGACGCCCTCCTGAGAGAAATCGCAACAACAGTGCTGGCATTCTACCCAACAGAAAGGGGCTATGTTCTGGGTGTTGTAAAAACGCCAAGAAAGGAGCTCCTCGGAAAGGAAGCTGTAATCCTTTAG
- a CDS encoding BtpA/SgcQ family protein: protein MDFGRKPLIGMVHLKPLPGSYRYEGNLDIVVESALKNARTLEEAGFDAVMVENFGDVPFPKYVDKTTVASFTAVAKAIRDEVSVPVGINVLRNDGIAAYSIAYAVKADFIRVNVLSGVAYTDQGIIEGIAHELAKLRKLLPGKIRVLADVHVKHAVHFFDFEDAIRDTVERGLADAIVVSGKATGKPVDLEKLALAKKISPVPVVVGSGTTYDNLPKLWEHADGFIVGTWIKWEGKVENEVSPERARKLVELAKNLRSRKF, encoded by the coding sequence ATGGACTTTGGGAGAAAGCCTCTGATTGGGATGGTTCACCTGAAGCCCCTGCCGGGCTCTTACAGGTACGAGGGTAATCTAGATATAGTAGTCGAGTCCGCCCTTAAGAACGCCAGAACGCTTGAGGAAGCAGGCTTCGATGCGGTAATGGTTGAAAACTTCGGAGACGTGCCGTTTCCAAAATACGTGGATAAGACGACCGTTGCCTCCTTTACAGCAGTGGCCAAAGCGATTCGTGATGAGGTCTCAGTTCCTGTTGGAATAAACGTTCTGAGAAACGACGGGATAGCGGCCTACTCCATAGCCTACGCGGTAAAGGCGGACTTCATACGGGTTAACGTGCTGAGCGGTGTAGCTTACACGGACCAGGGAATTATCGAGGGAATCGCCCATGAACTTGCAAAACTTAGGAAACTCCTCCCGGGCAAAATCAGGGTTCTCGCCGATGTCCACGTCAAGCACGCGGTTCACTTCTTCGACTTTGAGGATGCTATACGCGATACCGTTGAGCGTGGTTTAGCCGATGCCATCGTTGTGAGTGGAAAGGCAACTGGAAAACCCGTTGACTTGGAAAAGCTCGCCCTCGCGAAGAAAATCTCCCCCGTTCCTGTGGTAGTCGGCTCCGGGACCACCTACGACAACCTGCCCAAACTATGGGAGCACGCGGACGGCTTTATCGTGGGAACCTGGATAAAGTGGGAAGGTAAAGTTGAAAACGAGGTTTCTCCGGAGAGGGCGAGGAAACTCGTTGAGCTTGCGAAAAATCTTCGCTCTCGAAAATTCTAA